The Hoplias malabaricus isolate fHopMal1 unplaced genomic scaffold, fHopMal1.hap1 scaffold_163, whole genome shotgun sequence genomic interval TAGCTGTGAAGATCTGATAGTGATTAGCctcataatcatcagtgagggccaggggctggtgttggtgaatagttctggatcacacaccaatccaactcatcccagaggaactccatcactccagagaacacagttccaatgtTCCACACATCAGGGCAGGGGgagtttatacccctctggtcCTGAGCCCAGTACATAAGTTACTGATGCTGCTGAATCGAGGCTGAATGccttcagatcctcacagcaatgttcaaacaTCTAATCCCAGACAGGGAAAGACTGTCCATGCAGTTAAGAGAGGAACACACTTTTCTGATTAACGCTGTATTGAATATGTATATGACGatcatgatgtgtgtgtgtatgtgtgtttcaggAGTGTGGTTACGGTGCAGGGGTATCGTCAGAGTGTGTGCCGTGTGTGACGCGCTGGTTTAAAGCAGAGTGGGGCTCGCACTCCTGTAGAAAGTGTCAAACATGCAAGCACCTTAACAGACAGGAAGTGACACCCTGCACTGTCACACACAACCAGGAATGTGGAGACTGTCTGCCcgggtaaacacacacacacacacacacacacacaacctgagATAAGCTACAAAAcacactgctcacacacacccacacccacacacacacatacacacacacacacacacacacacacacacacacacacacacatacacgcacgcacaaacataaacacattgttggaacaaggaggtggctgtaatgttttggctgattggtgtatgttTCTCCTGTTTCTCAATTGAATCTTGCATCTAATTGGCTAAAGGTTCTACAGTAAAAGACGATTGGATGGACTCCAGGATTTAGAATGTCTGCCCTGTGGCCCCGCCACTTTACGGAACACTCAGTGCAGTAAGGACACACtatctcactatctctctctctctctctctctctctctctctctctctctctctctctctctctctctctctctctctcacacacacacacacacacacacacacacacacacagatactctCACTGtccctgtgtccaaaatggctccctattcactgttCCCTGtaatattcactatatagttcaCTATTATatggaactgaattcaggagagtAGTAAATGATTTTGAACACTAACTCATGTGGGTTTTTAGCAAACAacacagtggattatgggtaatctgatgTCTGTTAGTGTACGTtggttgtacactacttttcacagtgcattgtgggattgctTGAgggcactgaaaattgtccactatgttttcagacattactacaaaatggcggaaccccaaactagtgcactatatagtgaataggacatcgtctctctctctctctcagtctctctctctgtctctctctctctctcacacacatgtttatgctctcactctctccccctttctcattgtctctctctctctctgtctttctctctctctttctcactttctctctctaaatTTAATGAGCTCTTTGTATTTGCAGGAAGTGAAGGGGTCAACATGGAAAAAGTGAGGAGCTCTGACGCTCCGCCCCTTGATGCCATTGTCGTGACAACCACCTGTTTGGCAACAGTTACCATGGTGACCATGCTGTTTGTCATCATGGTGTTAATTTATAAAGGATTCAGTACAATCAGAAAACTGTATAAAggtaaacacatttacactgtagtggatgttggtcatacaccccgatacatatatatataattttataatttgttttatagccttgaccttattcaaactcctccaacctctgatatttgacttaatgatattaattaagatttataattggtttaagcaattaaaacattaataattagtttgagaatgaataataatcatgctaaatgagttcttcaggattttcagaaattctaatgaataaattgcaaacactgtgacttcaaataatgagagttttattaataaaaagaagatatttagttaacatagcacaaccttgtaatctcacggtgtccggcagggggaactgattttgaccttaaggtgagctagacacttctaacttgtgactaaattgttgctaactaaggttaataaatggtaaattataaagagggtttgtttggacatcagctactgaaaaggtgttaaatacgctagcttactcgttcgccgtttcaccgagccgtcgcgtcctgttgtttaatctccgtgtcccggggtgttctcgtcgttcccacgtggtgagaagcaggcccgcttatggaggatctctttacagtcgatttgaagaccctcgattccgagctgagctgcgttgatcgagatttcccttcttcggtttttcacaggcgtggctggttttccaccgtagtgggGAGGCTTTTTCAGaatattagctagtctcgttgtccagctttccaggattgatgtcttcaggaatcagcttataacgttaatatatctgttatcgattactcaaacggttgataccttactttggccacaaataagtttcacccgccttgatcattcgtgagatcacacttcgataggtaataaacataaacaagattaaaggaaaagaaagatattcaaattactcgacgtattagtaaaacttcatactcttagctaatttcgagacgtctctcgtaagcttttctgaagtctgagaggtttttctttgtttgttgtcggcgtcctctattttccagttcctttcgtggtccgttacttctgcagagtcctcgcgactcttcaaacttcgaactccttgtctgtcttgctgtttggccttttcaaggctggcgcggtcacgccctaatgggaggcgtcctctttctgattggacgcgagtccagactcacgtgactctcgtgagg includes:
- the eda2r gene encoding tumor necrosis factor receptor superfamily member 27 gives rise to the protein MACAGDEYYFHGKCHKCQPCPPGQEPREECGYGAGVSSECVPCVTRWFKAEWGSHSCRKCQTCKHLNRQEVTPCTVTHNQECGDCLPGFYSKRRLDGLQDLECLPCGPATLRNTQCRSEGVNMEKVRSSDAPPLDAIVVTTTCLATVTMVTMLFVIMVLIYKGFSTIRKLYK